In Nitrospirota bacterium, the DNA window GTAGAACCTTTTGCTACTGCGCTACTGCGCTACTGCGCTACTGCACTTATTAACGGTGTTATCTTCAACCGAGCAGCATCAGATAATCATTTCAAACGACTGAAAGACAGCGTGCGGGATGTAACAGTATTAGGGTATCTGCCGAGAAACTTGGATTTTGAGATACCACACAGGCACCTTGGGCTGACAGTCGCTGAAGAAACACCTATTGCTAAAGAGAATATTGATAAACTTGCGGATTCCGTGCTGGAGCATATTGATGTGGATACACTAGTACAGAGAGCAAGTCTTTCGAAGAGTGGAATTGGAGTAACCCCACCTATCCTCCCCTTATCTAAGGGGAGGAGCAAGGAAGGGTTATCCGTTCTTCGCGCTTGCCGGATCGCCGTTGTATACGATAAAGCCTTCTGTTTTTACTATGAAGACAATATGGATTTATTGAAAAATGCGGGGGCAGAGATAGTTACATTCAGCCCCCTATCTGATTCAGCAATCCCTGATAAAGCAGATGCGATATATATCGGCGGAGGCTATCCAGAGCTTTATGCAGAGGAATTAGCAAAAAATAAATCTATGATTGAAGATATTTATAACTGGGCAAATTCAGGCAATCCTATATATGCTGAATGCGGCGGGCTGATGTATCTGTCAAAAGGCATTTATGATTTTGACAGAAAGTTCTTTGAAATGGCCGGGGTCTTTCCATTTGAAACAGAGATGAAAAAAGGGAAATCGCATCTTGGCTACAGAGAGATTATATTAAAAGAAGACTGCATTCTCGGCAAAGAAGGAGATAAATTTAAAGGGCACGAGTTTCATTATTCGGCGATTA includes these proteins:
- a CDS encoding cobyrinate a,c-diamide synthase is translated as MRGFVIAGTHSGCGKTTITLGLMAALKKRGLKVQPFKAGPDFIDTGLHRLVTGRHSRNLDVWMCGEEYVKECFHKYSADADISIIEGVMGMYDGEHSTAKLAGLLNLPVILVVDAYGMAESAGAVVKGFIEYRAAEQQSSRATGVEPFATALLRYCATALINGVIFNRAASDNHFKRLKDSVRDVTVLGYLPRNLDFEIPHRHLGLTVAEETPIAKENIDKLADSVLEHIDVDTLVQRASLSKSGIGVTPPILPLSKGRSKEGLSVLRACRIAVVYDKAFCFYYEDNMDLLKNAGAEIVTFSPLSDSAIPDKADAIYIGGGYPELYAEELAKNKSMIEDIYNWANSGNPIYAECGGLMYLSKGIYDFDRKFFEMAGVFPFETEMKKGKSHLGYREIILKEDCILGKEGDKFKGHEFHYSAIKDRRQNTEHREQNTACHSVLDTESRKGMDSRLRTAGMTEYGIQTRIYFIKENNGHNLPDEGYRFKNTLASYIHIHFGSDSEIARNFLNHIKEQ